A region of the Scomber scombrus chromosome 17, fScoSco1.1, whole genome shotgun sequence genome:
TGCAGTGTCAATAATTGTTGAACCAAAACTCGGTCATAAAGATTTCTGCTTCAGTGGGCGACTCTTTTGTGTACAGAGTGATGTTACACTCATCAGCCTCATTCCTGTTACTCTCTTCGATCAGCTTGACCTGCTCACCTTTGTGTAGACAGTCCTTGCCCCAGTGAAATGTGGATTGACAAACAGTTTCTTGGTTGATTCCCATGCTGGATGCAGGGACTTTTCCTCCAAATATCCTCTTTAATGCTGACTTCATTTATGTAAATGTCAGATCTGTGCATGCTGTTAGAGCTAACTGTCGATCGTTCATGTCCAGACATGCAGTATCCAGCAGTTTGAAAGCTAACACAGAGGCATGAAGCTCCATCTTGTACACATCCGGGAGTACCGTTGTTCAAAATCGATTATATAATCCGCCATTGACACACTACTGTCTCTTGTAATCTTGTCAAAGTTTGAGTAAGCTTAATAgattctgtctttttcttctttgagaAACAAATTGTTAAGTTTTGCAAGTAAAGTGTTCATACCGGTATCTTTATTCAAGTCATCTACTGGTGTTTCCATCGCCGTTTCTCCTGCTCTCCTCGAAAGTGCCAAAACCACAGCCTGTGCTTGCTGGTCCTTTTCAAGCTACGTAAATCTCGTCCAGATTGCGACTTCATTCTTCCAGCTTTCGTATGGCTTCCCTTCGTCAAAGCCTGGTGGGACTTTGTAGTTGCTAATCATCCTCTGCTACCATGTTATACGAAAAGCCAACCACAACTTTACTGACGGCTGCCAtgctcaacaacaacaacatcaataGCCATACTGCCCAGCTCCCATACCTGAACATCCCTTCCAGGACCTTCTCAATAAAAGCACCTCACacttaataaataatgtatattcCAACATAGGCTGTTACCAAACACATGTGGATCCTGTTTGCAAACCTCCTTTTTTCATTCTAGATGTCTGCAGTGTTTGTGGACCTTCCTGCACTGGCCCAGAGCCTTCAAGAAGTGCCTCTCCATCAGAGACTCAACCTGGAGGCTGAGCTGGTTCAGGTAGGTATTCAGACTACAACTCCTGCACATATCCCCTCATCATTAGACATCCAGCAGGTTGTGATCACTCAAGAATCTAAATTGTTAAGTATTCAGACTTCTTGTCAGGGGTTGAACTGAGAAAAAtcaagtgagtttttttttttataatgcaaaattcatttctttacatttcccAGAATTAATTGGATACTTGCTTTTTTCCTGGTAGTATGTGAAACATTAAAGAGACTAGGCTTAATCTCCATCAGGGAGTCTGTAGtctgagacaaaaaaacaaatcaataccAACAAATACGTAGACATGGATTAAGGCTAAATCTTTATCCAGGACACCATCTCTTAggatattacatttaaaacctttGTCATCATTTTGCTGTCCTGCACAAAACCAAATGCACTTTTGTATAGACAAAATTTTACTGGCATTTGCTGCTTGGAAAATTCTAATATTGGTAATTGGTCGCAGGACTTTAGAGCTTGCAGTATGTCCTGCCAAGAGTGGATTACCAGCCAGACAAAGTAGGCAAATGCCCTAGGGCGCAATACCCCAAGGGGCCCTTAAAGCCAGCCAGTGTCATTTGGTTtgctgtaatttaatttaattagctgtatgtttgtttttctaaactCTGCAACATGCTTCAGTAAAGGATAACGTAAGGTGCAAATGACATAAGTTTGCATCATAATCTATTCCTTACCTTATGGAATGCTGGTCTTCTTACCTGTTGATACCAGGTGGAGCATATTTCTAAATAAGGTTGTAATAAATCAAATTACTAAGAACTAAATGACATACGGCATACACAGGTGTGGCTGTCGGGTTGGTAGTTCCATGTAGGTAGATCTccatgtgaaatgtgttgtgtaTAGTGTGCACTTTATTGGTGTTTGGAGGTATAACAGTGTGCTTAGTGgacagaaaacaggaaggaaagggggtCAACAGCTCCTTTAGCCTCATACTGTGTCAATCTGGCCATGTTTCCTGTTGCATTTACACTTACCCTCATTTTTCAGGTCTCAACACCAGTAGAGTTGCCCACTATGACCCTCCCGCCTAAACAGGAGACGCCCAAAACTGCCACATTCACTCCTTCGTCCACAAGTTTCAAAGTCCCTAGCACCAACCAGAAAGTCCCCGTGGCTTCAAACCCAGTGTCAGTATCTGGATTGGACTCTCAGGTTTCCTCGAGTGCTGCCAAGTCACCGGTGGATGATGCTGACGAAGAGCTGGACCAGCTGCTTAGTTTAGAGAAACCAGTTTCAGGAAACCAATCGGTCATGGTTGCAGATGAGAAGAGTGATGGTCAAGAGAAAGGTGAGAATATTCAGCATGCTTTGAGAATGTGATTATGTTCACTGTATTTCTTCCACACATTAATGAAAGAGTTCAGAATATCACATGATGAAAGTATTCGGAAAGGTTCCTCTTCAGATTGCTGTTCATCTTCAAACTTCATTATAACAACAAGAATCACAATCTTCCCTTCGTGTGTTCTTTTAACGTGCAGCGTGTGAGGAAGTGGTACCGGAGGTGATAgaagagaagatggaggaggtgaGAGACAAAGACGTCACGCCTCCCAAGTCTGCTTCcatcaaacaggaaatgacagagGAGGACCTGGAGGACTGGCTGGACAGCATGATCTCCTGACAGTGTTgattaaagaacaaaaagaagaggTATACAAAGGAACCTGAACATTAGAATTTAAAGTtgtaaatcctttaaaaaaaaaaaatcactcctGGTTGATTTGGCAACAACCggggttaccatggtaacaaagTGTGGTTTAATAGTGCAGCAAACACTGCTTGAGCTTCAGAAATACACAACAGCAACTGATGCTTCAGTTTACAGAGCAGCCAAATTAActtctgtttaaaaaatgccaaaattaccttttgacctttttttacCTCTTAATGAATGAGTGTAATCAGTGTTAACCTCAGTGACTCCATCGCTTCCTGTGACTGCtccacaacaaaacacacaccatgtttcGCCAGTTGAGTGCTCTTattgtgacagcagcagcagtaaatgTTCAGTTTGCATCAGCGGTAACTTAATTCCGCTCTGATACAGTGAGGCAGTTTATCTATGAGATAACATTAGAAACAGTATTGCTAGATAAGACACATGCATTGTGTCCTGTGAATCCCTCGTGCAAAGAAAGGAAATCTGAAGTCAGCGTGGGAATGGTGGACTCTGCCATCAACAATAGAAACAAATGTAAAGCAAGATAATTACAGAATGGAAATACATTGAATCGCGTTTGTCCCTAAATCCCTAAATAGTATCCAATGTGGGGACTAAAAGATTATGACTGATTGATGATTATTGAACCCAATGAAGACAATCTCATTTGGTTCAATCTGATTTAAATCCTCTCCTCTTTAATATCCACTCTCTAAACTGAACTTGAGGTGAAATATCTTATAAAGACATTCAGCACAAAAAGCAATTTTTCATGTTTACATACTTGGCAGACACTCAAAGGACTTTAAATTGATGGATTTTCTTTCAATTTGGCTCGCTATTCTTTGCTTATTAACAAGTGGcggtcaagtttttttttagtttcctCGGCTGAGTGAGGGACAATATGTTTGAAGGTGTAGTAATGGGACAGAACGTCTCGGACATCATGGAGAATATGTCAAAATGTTCCCTCTGCATGCTTCAGAGGAAGAATCCTCTGTTCCTTTTGAGGCCGTGAAATGCACACACGGCAGGGAGTGTCGCCATCAGAAGGATCCCAGCTGCTAAATAAGGGACGGACAAACAGCCCACGGATGACACGTTTGGTTTATTGCGTCAATAACTTTATTCATTTCTTCCCCCTCATcaaaagaaatgcattttttacCAAAGCtactacatacatacaaatggCCATACAATAGCAGTTATCCATTTTGTTGTCAATAAATCCTTGAACcaagcttttttgttttttttctttgcctctGCTTTGTGGGGTTCTTCTACTGTGGAAAGAAGTGCAGGCGGGCAGGACACCACAGCTTGGGAATAAAACCAAACTAAGCGACATTTACACAAGGATCGTCTAGATTTTATACAAccaatgttttctctttttcacttaaAAGCCACAAAACTAGCTCGAGCTAAATCTGCTTGTAACTAATCCAGAACTAGAGCACTGCTTGTGTCAGGAGGGACAAAAATGAGTTCTCTTTGCATAGTTTCTCATAAGGCACATCGGCACTTGATAAACACCTAAAGTGAGTCATCTCTGGTCCTGGAAGAACCATCTTCTGTTAACAACTCACGTCATGTGACAGATTTCAAccagcttttttaaaaaaaaaggcagatcAGGTCTCACTCATTTCATTCAGGTTAACTGGATCGGTAGTGATCAATACTATAGCAGCACACATCCTTTCGGTTGGTTTTGGTAACAAGTGACACTAACATCCTGGCGTTCATCTAGAAATTGTGCATATTCAGACATTCAGCTGTCACGCTGTAACCCTTCACACGTATCAAAGGTCTACACACAACAAATTGTGCAACAGGTTGGGGGTTAAGCAAGTGAAAAGGCAATGTGAATCAAAACAAGAATTTTCACAAAAGAGGCGTCGTGGCTAGTGACTATTTTCAGTAACAGGGAAGAGGAACTTGGATGCACAAACCTGAAATGTCCAATCATCTGACGCTAGtcttaaaatcattttctcCAAAttacgttgtgtgtgtgtgtgtgtatttaaattcaaaatgaatgttttttcttttacattttttttgacaCCATGGCAGCAGAGAAAAGTCAAGCAAAGTGTTCAGGTTCTGTTAACAGGGTGAAGTCAAGTTTAGAGTGTCTTTCAGATAGATGgaaagtagagagagaggagctgagCGGGGCTGCTCTCTCTCTAGCCCAACTGGTCCTCATATTGCTTACGGAAGCAGTCTCCAGTGGGGAAGAAGTCCCAGCATCTCTCCTGGTACATCTTCCACACAAATGACTCCTGAAGGGGTAGAGGAAAAATA
Encoded here:
- the aven gene encoding cell death regulator Aven, with product MECKPSRGRGGTWRRGGGRGGNDGDSFGGDHRGRGRGGHHRGRGKRDHYRGRGRGGAPRPADFHHRAQDEEDNFHEEDDRMEVFSRRKLESNWDRYAESEKEGPADDTPAHRGTDYHVLLESAGDSFTQFRFSEEKDWEMDSFAASQMSAVFVDLPALAQSLQEVPLHQRLNLEAELVQVSTPVELPTMTLPPKQETPKTATFTPSSTSFKVPSTNQKVPVASNPVSVSGLDSQVSSSAAKSPVDDADEELDQLLSLEKPVSGNQSVMVADEKSDGQEKACEEVVPEVIEEKMEEVRDKDVTPPKSASIKQEMTEEDLEDWLDSMIS